TCTTGAGACAGACGTCGGTATAAAGACGGAGCTACCTGGCCTGTTTCGGCTTGCAGACCAGTGCGCGTTGGTTATCCGTCTAGCGAACGACGTTTGCACGTTTAAGAGGGAGCTAGAGGAGGGCGGCGTAAATGCCGTCGCGCTCTGTATCAGCCAGCTCCTCGCGACCGCAGGTCGTGAGCCCATCTCGAACCTAATCGCTCGAGCCTCCCGCACAGTGTCGCGGCGCGTTGACCGGGAGCTTGCGCGGGCGAGAGCAATTGCGAAGACCGTGAGGACGGATAGTGCCGTCGAGGAGCGGTTTCTCAGGGCAACTGAGGTTAGCGTCGACCTGTATCGGCGGTCGGATATCCGCGTGTGGTCAAAAATCGTGAACAAGAACGATTTTGAAGGATCGAGTGATCGAGCGGGGCAAGTTGCTGGTCGCTAGACGAGTGGTGCCAGCGCGTGGCGCAATGCACCTCATCGCCTTGGGTGGGAACATCTTAGATCGCATCGCGCCGCTTCCAGACGTCGTAGACGATGCTCTTCATGACGAAAGGTACATATGCGTCATGAGGGCCGCCGCCGGTTGTATTACTGTTCCCCTCGTAACTGGACTCGGCTTGGCAAATCGCAATGAAATCTATTCGGTGATTGCCTTCGCGCTCGCGTTCGATATGGTCATTCTGACGGTCCTTATTCCAAAGTTCCCCCGCACCGTTCGCGGAGGGTACGTCCCTTGCCTGTTCGACTTGGTCGCAATAGCCGCGGCCATTCGCATCGATGGCGGAATCGCGTCCAACTTCTACGTTATCTACTACGTGTCCGTCATCATCTTTGTCTTCCGGTTCCCAAGTAGGCAGGCGCTCCTTGTTCCTCTGGCGATAGGGGTGACGTACTCGTTGGCTGTTGCTGGAACGAATGGCCTGAACTCGCAGACATTGAGCCTGGTACTGTTTCGAATGCTTTGGGTCGTCCTCACGGGGGTCGTCGCGAAGATCGTTGTCGATCGCGCACGGCAGGCGCAGCGAGCTTTGGGCGTCGAACTTAACCGAACGCGTGGTCTCCTCCAGGCTGCGCATGCTCCAATGACAAGTCTAACGGTAATTGGGGTGCTCGACGCGGTGCTTGAGCAGGCCCGCGCCTTGACCGAAGCCGACTGCGCTCTCGTGCAGCTCGACCGATTTGATCCGCACCCACCGTTGAGCCGGGCTAGTGATGGCGATACGGCGCCGATGGTCGCCCTGTCCCGGCTCCTTCAGCGGAATCGGCGCGCGCGACAGGTCCTCCTAGCCGCCGCCGGTCCCGTGAGTCCTACCGAGCTGGCCCGCGACCTGTCTGCCATCCCGGCCGAGATCGGCGATCTCGTCAGCATTTGCGCCGCGCCGATTCCCAGCAATGTGGGGCAGCTGGGAATCGTCGTCGTTGCTCGCGCAAGCGACCCGCCATTCACTTCCCAGCACTACGAGGCGCTCTCTGCTTTCCTCCAGCGCGCCACGCTCGCGATCCAGAACGCGCGCCTCTACGAGCAGCTCCAGGCTCAGCTCGAGGAGCTGCGCTCCCTCCACGACCAGGTCGTCGGCGCGGAGCGGCTTGCGGCCCTCGGTCAGCTCGCCGCCAAGATCGCTCACGAGCTGAACAACCCGCTCGCCTCCATCCATATGTACAATTCCCTCCTGCTCGAAGGGCCCATGGACGAGAGCGAACAGCGCAAGGTCGGCGAGGGCGTCCAGGAGCAGGTCGAGCGAGCGAAGCAGGTCGTGATGGAGATTCTCGATTACAGCCGTCCCCGGGCGCCGCACCGTGAGCTGCTCAATCTCAATGACGCCGTGCGGCACGGCCTGCGCCTCGTCCAGCACGCGGCGCGTCCGGCCCACGTCACTCTCGTCGAGGCATACGCCGATGATGTACCCTCGGTCCTCGTCGATCGAGGCCATATGGCACAAATTGTTACCAATCTCACGTTGAATGCCATTCAGGCCATGCCGAGTGGTGGTACCCTCACCATCAGCACCGGAGCGGAGAACGGTGAGGTATTCTTCCGATTCCAAGATACGGGCGTGGGCATTCCGCTCAGCCAGCAGCAAAGGATCTTTGATGCCTTCTTCACGACGAAAGCGCCCGGCCAGGGCACCGGGCTGGGGTTGGCTGTTTGCCGAACCCTCGTCGCCCAGCATCACGGCCGCATCACGGTGGAAAGCGAGCCCGGCTCGGGCAGCGCATTTACCGTGTGGCTTCCGCGCGCGACAGTAGAGGAGGAGATGGTTGCCGGATCAAACCCACGCTGAGCGAGTGCTCCTCGTCGATGACGAACGAGCCATC
This DNA window, taken from Chloroflexota bacterium, encodes the following:
- a CDS encoding ATP-binding protein — its product is MTSLTVIGVLDAVLEQARALTEADCALVQLDRFDPHPPLSRASDGDTAPMVALSRLLQRNRRARQVLLAAAGPVSPTELARDLSAIPAEIGDLVSICAAPIPSNVGQLGIVVVARASDPPFTSQHYEALSAFLQRATLAIQNARLYEQLQAQLEELRSLHDQVVGAERLAALGQLAAKIAHELNNPLASIHMYNSLLLEGPMDESEQRKVGEGVQEQVERAKQVVMEILDYSRPRAPHRELLNLNDAVRHGLRLVQHAARPAHVTLVEAYADDVPSVLVDRGHMAQIVTNLTLNAIQAMPSGGTLTISTGAENGEVFFRFQDTGVGIPLSQQQRIFDAFFTTKAPGQGTGLGLAVCRTLVAQHHGRITVESEPGSGSAFTVWLPRATVEEEMVAGSNPR